One region of Rhizoctonia solani chromosome 9, complete sequence genomic DNA includes:
- a CDS encoding Retrotransposable element Tf2 protein — protein MEGFRTELHLVVHYCQLNIITIQDRFALLKRKEPIEKLCHAKIFTKLDLRKVYPNNRIKESKERKPALFTVIGHLTSPVMQFVLSNNPAAFVCFMNYISYNLHNISVVVYLDYMLIFLNSRKEYLEHVKALSCL, from the exons ATGGAAGGATTTAGAACGGA GCTTCACTTAGTTGTGCACTATTGCCAGCTTAACATTATCACAATCCAAGACAGGTTTGCCCTGCTAAAACGGAAAGAGCCGATTGAGAAACTCTGCCATGCCAAAATCTTTACAAAGCTGGATTTGAGGAAGGTGTACCCTAACAACAGAATCAAGGAGAGCAAAGAACGGAAGCCTGCACTTTTCACTGTCATTGGTCACTTGACTTCCCCAGTCATGCAATTTGTTCTCAGCAACAACCCTGCAGCGTTTGTGTGCTTCATGAACTACATATCTTATAATTTGCATAATATTTCTGTGGTTGTTTATTTGGACTACATGTTGATTTTCTTAAACTCAAGGAAAGAATATTTGGAACATGTCAAAGCTCTGTCTTGCCTCTAG